Proteins from a genomic interval of Quercus robur chromosome 9, dhQueRobu3.1, whole genome shotgun sequence:
- the LOC126701081 gene encoding uncharacterized protein LOC126701081, whose translation MWIHPEDEATYENIFKVQADHCQDPNAILLTQEEISNLVFKKKSSIVKGLGMRPSSSLVTTVSSNSSVEYIQRLENEIIELKEARAKDQEERAKDQEAQTKQDEVQKNILNFLRSKGYDDALTYGDFLLVAFRGFTFGIT comes from the exons atgTGGATACATCCTGAGGATGAAGCAACATAT gaaaatattttcaaagtgCAAGCGGATCATTGTCAAGATCCTAATGCAATTCTCCTTACACAAGAGGAGATCTCAAACTTGGTGTTTAAGAAGAAGTCTAGTATTGTAAAAGGACTTGGCATGAGACCTTCCTCTTCTCTAGTAACCACCGTCTCCTCTAATTCATCGGTGGAGTATATCCAACGGttagaaaatgagataattgagCTCAAAGAGGCAAGAGCTAAAGATCAAGAGGAGCGAGCTAAGGACCAAGAGGCACAAACTAAGCAAGATGAGGtccaaaagaatattcttaaCTTTTTGAGGAGCAAGGGTTATGATGATGCTCTTACTTATGGAG atttcttattggtggcttttagAGGATTTACTTTTGGTATTACTTGA